From one Flavobacterium kingsejongi genomic stretch:
- a CDS encoding DUF1361 domain-containing protein, with product MKQLHLLLSRKPSPAQLVMVLSSYCLVLLIIRILVSHTLFYGFLAWNLVLAFVPLLLTMILQRKERLRHNRYGLLLLSFVWLLFLPNAPYIITDFFHLEKGALYMPEWFDVLLLTSFAWTGVLVGLLAMTAMQQLWAQRFSASKGRIFIVFAALLSGFGIYLGRFLRFNSWDILQHPFDLTTAITTAAFHWRTFGFSLGYGALLLLLYCSFRIPFQSTVQ from the coding sequence ATGAAACAATTACACCTCCTATTGTCCCGAAAACCAAGTCCTGCACAACTTGTAATGGTATTGTCCAGCTATTGCCTCGTATTGCTTATAATTCGGATTCTGGTTTCCCATACTTTGTTTTATGGTTTCCTCGCCTGGAACCTGGTATTGGCTTTTGTTCCATTACTCCTGACTATGATCCTGCAACGAAAGGAACGCCTTCGCCACAACCGCTACGGATTGCTATTGCTCTCTTTCGTCTGGCTCTTGTTCCTGCCTAATGCGCCCTATATCATAACCGATTTTTTTCATTTAGAAAAAGGGGCTTTATACATGCCGGAATGGTTTGATGTATTGCTACTCACCTCTTTTGCCTGGACCGGAGTACTCGTAGGACTACTTGCTATGACGGCTATGCAACAACTTTGGGCACAACGGTTCTCAGCTTCAAAAGGCAGGATTTTTATTGTTTTTGCTGCGCTCCTTTCCGGATTCGGGATTTACCTGGGCCGCTTTCTCCGATTCAACAGCTGGGATATCCTGCAGCATCCTTTTGACCTGACAACAGCTATTACAACCGCGGCTTTTCATTGGAGGACGTTCGGGTTCTCCCTGGGTTATGGTGCCCTGTTGCTGCTACTCTATTGTTCGTTTCGTATTCCATTCCAATCTACTGTACAATGA
- the creD gene encoding cell envelope integrity protein CreD — MENQDSQPTTATSFLQSHTARLIMVGVLTLILLLPLQLVNNLIRERELRQADVMNEITDKWGKEVYFYGPILKVPYTIFSESEIVNQMTKQVSKTRTAQTAYAYFFPEVLNNTSKVETKLLKRNNYEAVVFTTKMNFNGNYTVPDFSAKNIPEENIQWDKATILIQTENLKSIKEEIKIKLGGTTLTLEPVYNSEENPDAEGLETAFVNLNDHKDLKNLTFEFTFQYDGSSRISMVPIGKTTTSKMTSNWASPSFNGNFLPNDKSKHISAAGFEANWKILHINRPFSQSSFGSLPNLQKYAFGVDFVIPIDEYQKNERASKYGFLVIGLTFLIFFLIQSVSKIKIHIFQYSMIGLALIMFYTLLISITEHSSFRLAYIISALSVVVLISLYSVSILKNRKFPMLIAISLAALYGFIYVIIQLENYALLVGSIGLFAILAAVMFVSRKIDWTKN; from the coding sequence ATGGAAAACCAAGATTCACAACCCACAACAGCCACATCCTTTTTACAAAGCCATACAGCACGACTGATTATGGTAGGCGTACTAACCCTTATTTTACTGCTTCCGCTTCAGCTGGTCAATAACCTCATCCGGGAAAGGGAACTCCGTCAAGCGGATGTTATGAATGAGATTACCGATAAATGGGGTAAAGAGGTGTATTTCTATGGACCGATCTTAAAAGTGCCCTATACTATCTTTTCGGAAAGCGAAATCGTCAACCAGATGACCAAACAGGTATCCAAAACCCGTACAGCCCAAACAGCTTATGCCTATTTCTTTCCGGAAGTACTGAACAATACTTCTAAGGTAGAAACCAAACTACTGAAACGCAACAATTATGAAGCCGTTGTATTTACCACCAAAATGAACTTCAATGGTAATTATACCGTACCTGATTTCAGCGCTAAAAATATACCCGAGGAAAACATACAGTGGGATAAAGCCACGATACTGATTCAAACTGAAAACCTCAAAAGCATCAAGGAGGAGATTAAAATTAAACTGGGTGGTACAACACTTACCCTGGAGCCTGTATACAATTCCGAAGAAAATCCGGACGCCGAAGGCCTGGAGACTGCTTTTGTTAACCTGAATGACCATAAGGACTTGAAGAACCTTACTTTTGAATTTACCTTCCAATATGATGGCAGCAGCAGGATCAGTATGGTTCCTATCGGTAAAACTACAACGTCGAAAATGACCTCTAACTGGGCTTCCCCAAGTTTTAACGGAAACTTCCTGCCTAATGATAAGAGTAAACATATTTCGGCAGCTGGTTTCGAAGCAAACTGGAAAATATTACACATCAACCGTCCCTTTTCGCAATCATCTTTCGGTAGCCTGCCTAACTTACAGAAGTATGCTTTTGGGGTAGACTTTGTGATCCCGATTGATGAATATCAAAAGAATGAAAGAGCCTCCAAATATGGATTTCTCGTCATCGGGCTTACCTTTTTAATCTTTTTCCTGATCCAGTCCGTTAGTAAAATAAAGATCCATATTTTCCAATATTCCATGATTGGCCTGGCATTGATCATGTTCTATACGCTCCTGATTTCGATTACAGAACACAGTAGTTTTCGCCTTGCCTACATTATATCGGCGCTTTCAGTGGTTGTCCTGATCAGCCTGTATTCTGTATCCATACTCAAAAACAGAAAATTCCCGATGCTGATTGCAATTTCTTTGGCCGCCCTCTATGGTTTTATCTATGTGATCATCCAATTGGAAAATTATGCATTGTTGGTGGGCAGTATTGGTTTGTTCGCCATATTAGCAGCTGTGATGTTTGTTTCCCGTAAAATTGACTGGACTAAAAACTAA
- a CDS encoding family 43 glycosylhydrolase translates to MKKYVLLFLFLMTGSSFAQQKTYCNPINIDYGYCPIPNFVTQGKHRATADPVITFFKGEYYLFSTNQWGYWHSKDMSDWKFIPRKFLRPEHDVYDELCAPSVSFVNDTLLVLGSTHTKEFPIWMSTNPEVDDWKELVHKSEAGAWDPQIFWDKEKDEVYLYYGSSNLYPLYVVKLNRKTFQPEGEPVPVLALNDDEHGWERFGEHNDNTFMQPFTEGAFMTKHNNRYYLQYGAPGTEFSGYSDGVYTSATPMGPFEYQSHNPFSYKPGGFARGAGHGATYQDRNDDYWHVSTIVVSVKNNFERRLGIWPAGFDADGVLYSNTAYGDYPTFLPSEKKNHLKGSFSGWMLLNYNKPIQVSSVLGGFNANFANDEDIKTYWSAKTGAKGEYIISDLGEKSTINAIQLNYADQDAELMGKPSHTTGHKYVISISDDGKNWKKLVDKSKNDNDVPHDYIELERPAQARFVKLENIEMPTGKFALSGFRIFGKGMGQAPDAVQNFSPLRAAPRKKGERRNVWFKWQQNPLADGYVIYFGKSPDKLYGSIMVYGKNEYYFNGLDKSDAYYFQIEAFSGNGRGPKSDIKKSE, encoded by the coding sequence ATGAAAAAATACGTACTGCTGTTTCTTTTTCTAATGACTGGGAGTAGCTTCGCTCAGCAAAAAACCTATTGCAATCCCATCAATATCGATTATGGGTATTGTCCCATCCCTAATTTTGTGACCCAGGGAAAGCATCGTGCTACGGCCGATCCTGTTATTACCTTTTTCAAAGGTGAATACTATTTGTTTTCTACCAACCAGTGGGGCTACTGGCATAGTAAAGACATGTCTGACTGGAAGTTCATTCCCCGAAAGTTCCTGCGCCCCGAGCATGATGTCTATGACGAGCTTTGTGCACCTTCCGTTTCATTTGTCAACGATACCTTACTCGTTTTAGGCTCGACCCATACCAAAGAATTCCCGATCTGGATGAGTACCAATCCTGAAGTAGATGACTGGAAGGAACTCGTACACAAATCGGAGGCCGGAGCTTGGGATCCGCAGATTTTCTGGGACAAGGAAAAAGATGAAGTCTACCTGTATTACGGCTCCAGCAACCTATATCCGCTGTATGTGGTAAAACTTAACCGTAAGACATTCCAGCCCGAGGGCGAGCCCGTTCCGGTATTGGCACTGAATGATGACGAACACGGGTGGGAGCGTTTTGGTGAACACAACGACAATACTTTCATGCAACCTTTTACAGAAGGGGCATTTATGACCAAACACAACAACAGGTATTACCTTCAATATGGTGCTCCGGGAACCGAATTCAGTGGTTATTCCGATGGCGTATACACCAGTGCTACTCCAATGGGGCCATTCGAATACCAATCCCACAATCCCTTTTCGTATAAACCGGGTGGGTTTGCACGGGGCGCTGGTCATGGCGCGACTTATCAGGACCGCAATGATGATTATTGGCATGTTTCAACGATTGTAGTATCGGTAAAGAATAATTTTGAGCGCCGCCTCGGGATCTGGCCTGCCGGATTTGATGCCGATGGTGTATTGTATTCCAATACCGCTTATGGTGACTATCCGACCTTCCTGCCATCCGAAAAGAAAAATCACCTCAAGGGTAGTTTTTCCGGATGGATGTTACTCAACTACAACAAACCAATTCAGGTATCTTCGGTATTGGGTGGTTTCAATGCTAATTTTGCCAATGATGAGGATATTAAGACCTATTGGTCCGCAAAAACTGGAGCCAAAGGGGAATATATCATTTCGGATCTGGGTGAAAAAAGCACCATCAATGCGATCCAGCTTAATTATGCCGATCAGGATGCCGAACTGATGGGCAAGCCTTCGCATACTACAGGGCACAAATATGTGATTTCCATTTCAGATGACGGGAAGAACTGGAAGAAATTGGTTGACAAAAGCAAAAATGATAACGATGTGCCACACGATTATATCGAATTAGAACGTCCGGCGCAGGCCCGGTTTGTAAAACTGGAAAATATCGAAATGCCTACCGGAAAATTTGCCCTTTCCGGATTCCGGATATTTGGTAAAGGAATGGGGCAGGCTCCCGATGCCGTACAAAATTTCTCTCCATTGCGTGCTGCACCCCGAAAAAAAGGCGAGCGCCGTAATGTATGGTTCAAGTGGCAGCAGAATCCATTAGCAGATGGCTATGTTATTTACTTTGGCAAATCCCCCGATAAACTATATGGCTCTATTATGGTCTATGGCAAAAACGAATATTATTTTAATGGACTGGACAAGTCAGATGCTTATTATTTCCAGATCGAAGCCTTCAGTGGCAACGGAAGAGGTCCTAAAAGCGATATAAAAAAGTCAGAATAG
- the bglX gene encoding beta-glucosidase BglX, translated as MNNRVNKLILLALMVSAVSYGQKSKSKSIKPKEQFVAELMAKMTIDEKIAQTVQFTADGSITGPKSGDNFIEQIKKGNVGSILNATGVKYTNEIQKLNLDNSRLKIPLLFGYDVIHGYKTIFPITLGETASWDLEAAKLSAQIAAAEAAASGVHWTFAPMVDISRDGRWGRVSEGAGEDPFLGSKMAFARVKGFQGEDLMALNTILACTKHFAAYGAAEAGRDYNTTDMSERVLRDIYFPPFKATVDAGVRTFMASFNEIAGVPSTGSKFLMHDVLKGEWKFDGMVVTDYTGINEMIPHGFAKDEAHAGELAMNAGIDMDMVGGIYMKNLKKLLQEGRVTEAQINDACKRVLDVKYELGLFEDPYRYNNEKREKETIYKKEYLVAATDIANKSMVLLKNKGNVLPLKKDQKVAFVGPLVSDEFNIIGSWAASGDRYGFAVSVEEGVKKFLANSNKATFSKGVEIKDTKRDNIQQALNNAKDADVIVAVMGEFENMTGEAASQTDINLPGLQKEFLAELKKLNKPVVLVLMNGRPLTLEWENENMDAILEAWWPGTMGGDAVAQTLYGANNPSGKLPITFPRNVGQIPLYYNHKNTGRPYLGAADSEQKYKSRYTDVDNSPLFEFGYGLSYTTFAYSNLKLSSNTVNLKQKLTITVDLANTGNYDGSEVVQLYVHDLVGSVTRPVRELKGFKKVPLKKGEKQTVSFEISAEDLKFYDINMKETAEAGDFEIFIGGSSNAELKGKFELVK; from the coding sequence ATGAATAATAGAGTGAACAAACTGATCTTGCTGGCCCTTATGGTCTCTGCAGTATCATACGGGCAAAAGAGTAAAAGCAAAAGCATCAAGCCCAAAGAGCAATTTGTGGCAGAATTGATGGCAAAAATGACAATCGATGAGAAAATTGCACAAACCGTGCAGTTTACAGCCGATGGTTCCATCACCGGACCCAAATCGGGCGATAATTTTATCGAGCAGATCAAAAAAGGAAATGTAGGGTCGATCCTGAACGCTACCGGAGTAAAATATACCAATGAAATCCAAAAACTCAACCTGGACAATTCAAGGCTGAAAATTCCATTGCTTTTTGGTTATGACGTAATTCACGGTTACAAAACAATATTCCCAATTACCTTGGGAGAAACAGCCTCCTGGGATCTGGAAGCGGCAAAATTATCCGCACAGATCGCTGCTGCCGAAGCTGCTGCATCAGGTGTACACTGGACATTCGCACCGATGGTAGATATCTCCCGGGACGGGCGATGGGGAAGAGTTTCCGAAGGAGCAGGAGAAGATCCATTCTTAGGGTCTAAAATGGCCTTTGCGAGGGTAAAAGGATTCCAGGGTGAAGATCTTATGGCGCTGAATACTATCCTGGCGTGTACCAAACACTTCGCTGCCTATGGCGCTGCAGAAGCCGGACGGGATTATAATACGACAGATATGTCCGAAAGAGTATTGCGCGATATCTACTTCCCTCCATTTAAAGCAACTGTAGATGCGGGTGTGCGTACCTTTATGGCATCTTTTAATGAAATTGCCGGAGTACCATCTACAGGCAGCAAATTCCTGATGCATGATGTGCTGAAAGGAGAATGGAAATTTGACGGAATGGTTGTAACCGATTATACCGGAATCAACGAGATGATTCCTCACGGTTTTGCCAAAGATGAAGCCCATGCAGGGGAATTGGCTATGAATGCCGGAATTGATATGGACATGGTGGGTGGTATTTACATGAAAAACCTGAAAAAACTATTGCAGGAAGGTAGAGTAACCGAAGCTCAGATCAACGATGCCTGTAAACGTGTCCTGGATGTAAAGTATGAACTAGGGCTTTTTGAAGATCCGTACCGATACAACAACGAGAAACGGGAAAAAGAAACCATTTATAAAAAAGAATACCTTGTTGCCGCTACTGATATTGCCAACAAATCAATGGTATTGTTAAAAAATAAAGGCAATGTCCTTCCGCTTAAAAAAGACCAGAAAGTAGCTTTCGTTGGGCCTTTGGTAAGTGACGAATTCAATATCATCGGTTCCTGGGCAGCTTCCGGAGACCGTTATGGTTTTGCTGTAAGTGTGGAAGAAGGGGTGAAAAAATTCCTCGCCAATTCCAATAAAGCAACGTTCAGCAAAGGGGTTGAAATTAAGGATACCAAAAGGGATAATATCCAACAGGCGCTGAACAATGCGAAAGATGCTGATGTCATTGTTGCCGTAATGGGAGAATTTGAAAACATGACTGGTGAAGCCGCTTCACAAACCGATATTAATTTACCGGGACTGCAAAAAGAATTCCTGGCAGAATTGAAAAAACTCAACAAGCCTGTAGTATTGGTCCTGATGAACGGAAGACCGCTGACATTAGAGTGGGAAAACGAAAATATGGATGCTATTCTGGAAGCCTGGTGGCCTGGAACTATGGGTGGGGATGCCGTAGCACAAACATTATACGGAGCGAACAACCCTTCGGGTAAATTACCAATCACTTTCCCAAGAAATGTAGGGCAAATTCCATTGTATTACAATCATAAGAATACAGGACGCCCTTATTTGGGAGCAGCTGATTCAGAACAAAAATACAAATCCCGTTATACCGATGTAGACAATTCACCATTATTTGAATTTGGATACGGACTAAGCTATACCACTTTTGCATATTCTAACCTGAAATTGTCTTCAAATACTGTCAATTTAAAACAAAAACTAACCATTACCGTAGACCTGGCCAACACTGGGAATTATGATGGTAGCGAAGTAGTGCAGTTGTACGTACATGACTTAGTAGGTTCTGTAACAAGACCGGTCAGAGAATTGAAAGGCTTTAAAAAAGTCCCCCTGAAAAAAGGAGAAAAACAAACCGTAAGTTTTGAAATCAGTGCAGAAGACCTGAAATTCTATGACATCAACATGAAAGAAACTGCAGAAGCAGGCGATTTCGAGATTTTCATCGGTGGCAGTTCAAATGCCGAATTAAAAGGAAAGTTTGAGTTAGTTAAATAA
- a CDS encoding prolyl oligopeptidase family serine peptidase, with product MKLKLILAALLISASIWAQKDANGSFKTEIVQKHELNYALYSPKDTKGKKPLIVFLHGSGEKGNAVGDIDKVKIHGPFKYLKDHELDAYVLAPQCPENEYWDAEVLHRLILKIQKQYNIDPARIYLTGLSMGGWGAWNLAFAYPDMFAALVPVAGFVDRVPMIEDCKIKTIPIRIFHGLLDDVVDVEYSIIIYKKLKACNADIKLTIFDDANHDSWTRVYDNSAIYDWMLEQRKK from the coding sequence ATGAAACTAAAATTAATACTGGCCGCTTTACTCATTTCCGCATCGATCTGGGCGCAAAAGGACGCTAACGGAAGTTTTAAGACGGAAATTGTACAGAAACACGAGCTCAATTACGCGTTGTACAGTCCGAAGGATACTAAAGGTAAAAAGCCACTTATTGTTTTCCTTCACGGTTCCGGCGAAAAAGGCAATGCAGTTGGGGACATCGATAAGGTCAAAATACACGGTCCTTTCAAATACCTGAAAGACCATGAACTGGATGCTTATGTGTTGGCACCACAATGCCCGGAGAACGAATATTGGGATGCCGAAGTGTTGCACCGACTGATCCTGAAAATACAAAAACAGTACAATATTGACCCGGCTCGAATCTATCTGACAGGACTGAGTATGGGAGGGTGGGGAGCCTGGAACCTGGCTTTTGCCTATCCCGATATGTTTGCGGCGTTAGTACCGGTAGCCGGTTTTGTAGACCGCGTGCCGATGATTGAAGACTGTAAGATTAAAACAATACCAATCCGCATTTTTCATGGCTTGCTGGATGATGTGGTCGATGTGGAGTATTCCATTATAATTTATAAAAAGCTGAAAGCCTGTAATGCCGATATCAAACTTACCATTTTTGATGATGCAAACCATGACAGCTGGACGCGGGTATACGACAACAGTGCGATTTATGACTGGATGTTGGAACAAAGAAAAAAATAG
- a CDS encoding glucoamylase family protein codes for MRITLKPMLTLLWAIPLFSIIQCSSGDIATATPPTPTPPATPLSDEQLVDLVEKSTFKYFWDYAEPNSGLARERYHPDGVYPDNDAHVVTTGGSGFGIMSIIAADSRGYISRDQTIERFTKIAHFLENADRFHGAWPHWMNGNNGDVVPFGTKDNGGDLVETSFLCEGLICVREYLKNGTTAEKALAARYDALWKGVDWDWYRNGQNVLYWHWSPSYGWQMNFALEGYNECLITYVLASASPTHGITPDAYHQGWARNGNIVSGNTKYNLPLILKHNGAEEYGGPLFWAHYSYVGLDPNQLTDNYANYWDLNVNQTKIDYRYCVENPHHYAGYGPDYWGLTASYSRNNDNSIGYNAHMPSNDVGVISPTAAVSSIVYTPTESLAAMRNFYENHSALLWGPAGFYDAHSQQYNWSAKRYLAIDQGPMVVMLENYRSGLLWNLFMNAPEVKTGLQALEFHSGKYGF; via the coding sequence ATGAGAATAACACTAAAACCGATGCTTACGCTATTGTGGGCCATCCCGCTTTTTAGCATCATTCAATGCAGTTCAGGAGACATTGCTACAGCAACACCTCCAACACCTACGCCTCCGGCAACACCACTTTCAGATGAACAGCTGGTAGACCTGGTAGAAAAATCAACATTTAAATATTTTTGGGACTATGCCGAACCGAATTCCGGACTGGCGAGAGAACGTTATCATCCGGATGGGGTTTATCCCGATAATGATGCTCACGTTGTAACGACAGGGGGAAGTGGATTTGGGATTATGTCTATTATTGCAGCAGATTCCCGGGGATATATTTCCCGGGATCAAACGATCGAACGCTTTACAAAAATTGCCCATTTCCTGGAAAATGCCGACCGTTTTCACGGTGCGTGGCCGCACTGGATGAATGGGAACAATGGCGATGTTGTGCCTTTTGGAACTAAGGATAATGGTGGGGATCTGGTAGAGACTTCTTTTCTTTGTGAAGGGCTGATCTGTGTAAGGGAATACCTGAAAAATGGAACTACTGCTGAAAAAGCTCTGGCTGCCCGTTATGATGCACTGTGGAAAGGAGTGGACTGGGACTGGTACAGAAACGGACAGAATGTACTGTATTGGCATTGGTCACCGAGTTACGGCTGGCAAATGAATTTTGCACTAGAAGGCTATAATGAATGCCTTATTACCTATGTATTGGCCAGCGCTTCGCCTACACACGGGATTACACCCGATGCCTATCACCAGGGTTGGGCGAGAAACGGGAATATTGTATCCGGAAATACCAAATACAATTTGCCCCTGATCCTAAAACACAATGGTGCTGAAGAATACGGCGGGCCATTATTTTGGGCACACTATTCCTATGTAGGATTAGACCCGAATCAACTGACAGACAATTATGCCAATTATTGGGACCTGAATGTAAACCAGACAAAAATTGATTACCGCTATTGCGTGGAAAATCCACACCATTATGCAGGATATGGCCCTGATTACTGGGGGCTTACAGCATCTTATAGCCGAAACAACGACAATTCAATAGGCTACAACGCACACATGCCGAGTAACGATGTGGGAGTAATTTCGCCAACAGCAGCAGTAAGCTCAATCGTATACACACCTACAGAATCACTGGCGGCTATGCGCAATTTTTATGAAAACCATAGTGCATTGCTTTGGGGGCCTGCCGGATTTTATGATGCGCACAGCCAACAGTACAATTGGTCTGCCAAACGGTATCTGGCAATTGACCAGGGACCAATGGTCGTAATGCTTGAGAATTACCGTTCTGGATTATTGTGGAACCTGTTTATGAATGCACCAGAAGTAAAAACCGGATTGCAGGCACTCGAATTCCATTCCGGGAAATACGGATTTTAA
- a CDS encoding RagB/SusD family nutrient uptake outer membrane protein — MKIQYKKIACLLFAMAVLTGCDDYLDVDSRENIDAEDQTDLAKPEAFVNGIYGMMTEFDYAFAYLGITEILSDNADKGSSPSDNGTDKRELDDLLFTSSTSSFGAMWTNWYKSIGRASYAIEYTESFGIADEAYKNRLIGEAKFLRAFNYFFLVRGFGDVPLQHISLFNRAPKEEVYAYIEADLLDAIEKLPAKSQYAPADLGRATKGAAQALLAKVYLYEKKWQQSYDMAQNVINSGEYGLESDYAVLWRASSENGTESIFEIQGRGVVVAHGVQQYSETQGARGTSGWGWGFNTPSDNLLAAYNAEGDAIRRDATIIFEGETLWDGRVVSASVENPMYNEKAYSSANLGAADGDKNIRVLRMAELYLIHAEAANELGNAPAALASLNLVRARVNLPEVAGSGAVLRNLIWKERRLELAFEHDRWFDLVRTGQAQAAMAANGKTFIVGTQELFPIPYNQLIQTPTMTQNPGY, encoded by the coding sequence ATGAAAATACAATATAAAAAAATAGCGTGCCTACTCTTCGCGATGGCAGTCCTTACAGGCTGTGATGATTATCTGGATGTAGATTCAAGAGAAAACATCGATGCAGAAGACCAGACTGATTTAGCAAAACCGGAAGCTTTTGTGAATGGGATTTACGGAATGATGACCGAATTTGATTATGCTTTTGCTTATTTAGGAATTACAGAAATTCTTTCTGATAATGCCGATAAAGGAAGTTCGCCATCGGATAACGGTACGGATAAAAGAGAACTGGATGACCTTTTATTCACCAGCAGTACAAGCTCATTTGGCGCCATGTGGACCAATTGGTACAAATCAATCGGACGGGCTTCTTATGCAATAGAATACACCGAAAGTTTTGGAATAGCAGATGAAGCCTACAAAAACAGGCTGATTGGCGAAGCAAAATTTTTACGTGCTTTTAATTACTTTTTCCTGGTAAGAGGTTTTGGAGATGTGCCTTTACAGCATATTAGCCTTTTTAACCGCGCACCAAAAGAAGAAGTATATGCGTATATCGAAGCGGATTTACTGGATGCTATTGAAAAATTACCGGCAAAAAGCCAATATGCTCCTGCTGATTTAGGGCGTGCTACCAAAGGTGCTGCACAGGCATTGTTGGCAAAAGTATACCTGTATGAGAAAAAATGGCAACAATCCTACGATATGGCACAAAATGTAATCAACTCCGGTGAATATGGATTGGAGTCCGATTATGCTGTACTGTGGAGAGCTTCAAGTGAAAACGGAACGGAATCTATTTTTGAAATTCAAGGTAGAGGCGTAGTCGTAGCACACGGGGTTCAACAATATTCTGAGACGCAAGGTGCCCGTGGTACCAGCGGTTGGGGTTGGGGTTTCAATACGCCTTCAGACAACCTGCTTGCGGCTTATAATGCCGAAGGGGATGCGATCAGAAGAGATGCAACAATCATTTTTGAAGGAGAAACATTATGGGACGGACGTGTAGTCAGTGCTTCTGTAGAAAATCCAATGTACAATGAAAAAGCCTATTCCAGTGCCAATTTAGGTGCGGCAGATGGCGATAAAAACATCCGCGTATTGCGTATGGCGGAACTTTATCTTATCCATGCAGAAGCAGCAAACGAATTGGGGAATGCCCCGGCAGCTTTGGCTTCTTTGAATTTGGTGAGAGCGCGTGTTAATCTTCCGGAAGTAGCAGGTTCAGGAGCCGTTTTACGAAACCTGATCTGGAAAGAAAGAAGATTGGAATTGGCATTCGAACATGACCGTTGGTTTGACCTGGTAAGAACCGGACAAGCACAGGCGGCAATGGCTGCTAACGGCAAAACCTTTATCGTAGGGACACAGGAATTATTTCCTATTCCGTACAACCAATTAATACAGACTCCGACGATGACACAAAATCCGGGTTATTAA